AGTCAAATGGGAGGTACCCGATTGGTCACTTCCAAGTCTACCGACTTCGCGCTGGCAGCAAGACGGGGCTCGCCGGAGAGTCGGGTGGTTTGTCAGAGGCGACGCCCCTGGTCAACGCGAGGGGCGCGGCGCTGCTCGTGAGCATCACCTGAACGCTTGGTGAGTCGCCGGAGTCGGGTGAGAGCGGCCTGTGCCGAGCGGTGTTCGGCGGCTTGCTCGGCGGTGCGGACGTCCTTAGTGTCGCCCAGCGGCGACGAGCCGCTGATCTCGTAGCGGTGCCGGTACAGCGCAACGGTTGCCGCCTCGGTCTGCCACTGCGCTCGCGCTCTCGACGCAGAGGGAGGCTTCCCGAGCCGCGAGAGCAACGCGGCCCCGGCTTGCTCAGCGTCGTTCACAAGTTGCCGGGCGCGGGCTTCGATGAGTGCTTGGCGTTCGTCGAGCGCGGTCTGCATGTCGTCGGGGATGGGCTGGGCTGGAGTGGCGATGAGCCCGGCGACCCGTCGCCTGCGGTTCTTGCCCGCTGCGAGTTGGCTGGTCGCCTGGTCGAGCATGGTCGCCAACTGCGCGGCGGGGTCGCTCTGCTCGTCGCCGGGTGTCAGCCGGGGCGCGAGCGCGTTCAGTGCGACGGCGGCGAGATGCCCGGCGGCTTCGTGTCGGGCGAGTGCTGCTTCGAGGCGTTCGTAGTAGGGGCTGGTGAATACGTCGTCGGCCACGTCGTCGGGGAACGGGGCGACGTCGAGCAGGGTGGCCCAGCGGTCGATTTGCGCTTCGCGGGCGAGCACGTCGTACTCGTCCATCAGCGTGGACAGCGAGGCGTGACGATCGACCTCGAGATTCAGCGTCTCGGTGGCCGACAGGTCGGCATCGCTGCGCTTGAGCACTTCGGCCAGCCGTTCGATGAGCGTCAACGGCCCCCGCTGGTCGAGATGGGGTTCGACCTCGTGCGGGTCAGGAACGATGACGTAGGCGTGGTTGCGGAACTTGCCTCGGGTCATGGCGACGTAGAACAACTCCCGGCCCGCCTTCTCGGGATCAACGAGAGCGTGCGCGGTGTCGACGCTGGCTCCTTGGGCGCGGTGAACAGTGCTGGCGTAGCCGAGTTCCAGTTCCTCACGGACGTACTTCGCGGGCAGCACGAGAGCCTTGCCGCGCGGCTCGTCGCCACCGCCGAGGCGACGAACGGCGAAGGAACCGTCCTCGTAGCGGTGCGTGATCTGCCAGCGGTCACCGTTCTTCACCCACGTCCTGCCGGTGGTCAGGCGACGGTCGTTGAGACGGGTGACGACCAGATCACCGACCCCGGCGGTGGTGCCGTCGTGCAGCCCGACCCCTTCGGCTTCGACCCGGCCAGCGGCGACGAGATCGGCACGGGCGCGCTCATTCAGCTGCGCGACCATCTCGCCGGTGCCCGCGATCATCAACGTGCGCAGGCCCTCGTCGCGGTCGGCGCGCCACGCATCATAGATCGCATCCTGCATCGTCTCGGCGTCGCCCTCGACCAGCCGGCCTTCTGCGTTGTATGCGTCCAGGGCCTTGGTGTTGCCGTGGCGCAGGCCGAGGCTGGCGGTCTTCTCCCACTCGTGGGCGAAGCGCCGCACGTCGGTGAGCTCGGGCACGCGGTGGCGGTGCCGCACGAGCATCCCGAACGCCCCGCCCGTCTCCACGGCCGAGAGTTGTGCCCAGTCCCCGATGAGGACGACTTTGGCCCCGACCTCGGCGGCGTGCGCGGTGATCCGATCCAACGCGAGCGTGCCCGCGACGGAGGACTCGTCGACGAGCACGAGCTGCCCGGCCTCCAGGCTCCAGCGCCCCTTGGCGTGTTCGTAGAGGAACTTCGCGGTGTTCTCCGCCCGGAGGCCGAGCGAGTCACCGAGCACTTCGGCTGCCGCCGCCGACGGCGCGAGCCCGATCACCGAGTCACGCCCGTGCGCTGCCGTCCATGCACGATGCAAGGCCCGCAGCGCCGTCGTCTTCCCGGCACCGGCGGGGCCGACCAGCAGGTCAAGCGTCAACCCGGAGCGGGCGATGCGGGTGATCGCGGTGGCCTGATCCGGATCGAGCCGGACACCCCTGATCTTGCGGGAGACATGCCGAGCCACCAACCGCGCCCTCAACGCTGGCCCGGTCTCGTCCTTGCTGTGCGCGAGGAGGCGCTGTTCGGCGTCGAGGATGTCCTGGCTGGAGTAGGCGATCTGATCGACGGGCTGGAACCTGCTGCCCTCGTCCTCGACGTAGTGCGCGGGCACGGCCCGGTCGTAGGCCGGGGTCAGCCTGAACGATTCCGTCTCGACGCGGGAGACGATCTGATCGAACACCGCCAGCCGATCGGCGGTGGTGGCGAAGCGTGCGCCCATGAGTTGCCGCGCTGCTTCGGCGTGCACATTCCAGCGCCCCCAGGTTGCACGCCGGTTCGCCACCGTCATCAGCACGACCGTGGCGAGGTCGTCGAGCTGCTCCAGGCCGAGGTCGTCGGCACGCAACAAGGCTTCGGTCGCACCCTGGTCGAGCAGATGCTGCGCCCAGGTGGTGGCGTCCTCGCCCAACGTGAGTGTGGCGCGCTCGCGCCACTCGGCGGTCAACTCCGCCAGCGAGTGCAGCACTTTCTCGGGACGGGTCTCCAACGTCGCCTGCTGCCGCAGTCTCGCCACGACCCGCGCCGAGGGCTGCCTGCCGTGCTCGGCCACGTACTCGGCGATGAGCCGGTTCTTCACCTGCTCGATCCCCTCGGCCCCGTCACGGGTGCCGGTGGTGCGGCGGGAGAACTCCGCCAACAGCGTCGCGGGCACGCCCGCGATCTCCCAGCCGGTGTTGCGATCCTTGCCGCGATCCACCGGCACCCACGTCACCCCGAGCAGCCGGGCCGTGTGATCGGTCAGGAAGGCGTTGTACGTCTCCGACAGCGCGACGGCGGCCTTGTGCAGACGGCGCGAGTCCAGCGTCCTCCAGCGACCGTCGATGCCCTGCACCTTGTTCGACACCACGACGTGCGTGTGCAGCTGCGGGTCGGCGGCGCGGGAGTCGTAATGGTCGAACGCCGTGGCGATCACCCCGACGATGGGCATCTGCGCGACCCCGCCCCGGCCCACCCGCGTTACGGCGACGCGCTGTTCTAGCACGACGATGGTGTCGCGCATCGCGGCGTGATGCGCCTTGGCGATCAAGGCTTGCGTGCCCGCGTCGGCCACGCCCCAGATCGCGCTCACCGACTTCGGCGGCGAGAACGTCAAGTCGAACCCCGCAACAGTGGTGCGGGGTGGCTTGGCTAGTTCCTCCTCGCGGATGCGTTGCACCGCTTGCTCCCGTTGCTCGCCGCGCAACCTGGGGCTCAGGCGTGCAACCCTGGCTGCAATCCGCTCGCGTGGGGGTTGCAACTTCGGGAACCGGGTGCCGAGCCGTTCGCCGGTGACCGGGTGGATGCCCTCGCCCAAGAGCCGGGCGAGGTGTTCCTCGGTCACGGTGTCGCCCTCCGCGATCGCCGGGGAGCGGCCGTCGTCGAGGCTCGTCAGGCCGGTGCCGACCCAGGTACCGGGCGGGCAGCCCGACTCGGTGTAGTACCGGGTCAGGGGGCTGCTCATCTCCCGGTCGCCGTCACCAACGACGACCGACTTCAGCAGATACTCAAAGCCCTTGCCCGACGACATGGGCCGGATCGTCATCACCACGACGGCCCCTCCCCGAGACAGGCTCAGGAGGGGCCGTCTCAGGGGTCAGGTGGGCGCTCCGCGCCCGAGCGGGGCACCCTGGTGCCAGACGTGTGGGGGAACGAACCTGGCCTGAGCTGGGCTCGCCTACCGAACTGCGTAGTGTCGCAATCTGCCCGGGCGCGTTCCTACAGCGTCCTATCGAGGTGTGAGACGATCGCTCGGGTGATGGTGGGCAAGCCCGGGTAGGGGAACTGGTGGCCTACCCCGTCGAGCCAGAGGGGCTGTGCGTTCGGGATCAGCTCGACGAGCCTGCGGGCGTGCTCGACCGGGAGGAACGTATCGGCCGTGCCGTGGATGACCAGCGCCGGAACCCGGAGGCTGCCCAGCGATCCATAGCGAGAACGGGTCACGGTCACCGCGGCCCGGTGCTGGAGGACGGCCCGCAGATTGATGCCGCGCCGGTGGCGCAGGCCATTAGACCACGAGCTCGGCGAGCTCCTCGACGTCCAGGCCCTCGTAGCCGTTGCCGCTGATGGTCTTGGCGACGATCTCCTTGACGAGGTTCTTCTCGCCGCCGAGGAGCCGGTAGCGCAGTATCGGGATGCCGGCCAAAGCGGCGCGCAGCATCGGCCCCATGCGGGGCGCTGGGAGGCTGGCATCCGTCGGGTCGGCCGCCGTCGACATGAGCGTGAGGGAGGCCACGCGGCCGGGATGGCCGATTGCGACCTCCTGGGCGACGAACCCACCGAGGGAGAGCCCGATGAGGTGCGCCTTCTCCACCTGCAGCGCGTCGAGCACCGCGATCGCGTCGTCGGCCATGTCGAGCAGCGAGTACGGGTGCCGGCGGCTCCACTCGGGCATCCAGTCCGAAGCGCCGGTGCCGCGCTGGTCGTAGCGGATCACCCGGTATCCCGCACGGCCGAGGTCGCGGATGAAGCCCGGCGGCCAGAACAGCGAGTCGCCGCCCATCGAAGTGCTCAGCAGCACGACGCCCTTCTCGGGCCCCGCAGCCGGGATGCTCTCGTACCAGATGCGCACTCCGCCCGAGTCGACATGCCCCGTCTCACCGGCGACGACGTGCGATAGGTCGCTCCCCGCCACTCGCTCGATGATGGCATCGGTGCCCGGCGGGAGCTTCGGCCCGCCGCGCCAGAACCAGAGCGCCAGACCGGCAAGACCGGCCAGCGCCCCGACTGCCGCTGCGGAGACCTTCACGGATCAATCTTCTCAGGGCAGCACTCACCGCAGCTGGCTGAACGCCTCGGCTTTGCGGGTCTTGCCCGACACGAGGATCACGTCGTCCGGGCGCAGCACGGTCTCGGCCGTGGCGTGCGTCCATGGGCGGCCGCTCGGCTTGACGGCGACGATGGTGACGCCGTGCTTGGCGCGCAGATCCGTCTCGCTCAGGGGGATCCCGATGAGTGCCCGGCTCGGGGTGGTGCGGACGAGCACGAAGTCGTCGTCGACCTGGATGTAGTCCTGCATGCTGCCGCGCACGAGGTGGGCGACTCGGCGGCCCATGTCGTGCTCCGGGTAGATGACGTGCGGGACGCCGAGCTGCTCCAGGATCGCGCCGTGCGCGGGGCTCACGGCCTTGGCCCACACGTTCGTGATGCCGAAGCGCAGCAGCAGCGAGGTGGTGAGGATGCTGGACTCGAGATCGGTGCCGATCGCGACGACGACGCGGTCGAACTCCGGAACGCCCAGCTGCCGCAGTACCTCCTCGCTCGTGGTGTCGGCCGCGACGACGTGCGTCAGTCGGCCGTTGAGGGCCTGCACGGCCTCGTGCCGGCTGTCGATGCCCAGCACTTCGGTGCCGCTGTCCATCAGCTCGAGGGCGAGGGAGCTTCCGAAGCGCCCCAGCCCGAGCACCGCGACGGCATTCGCCGCGGCGACGCGGGAGGCGTCGGTGCCGCCGAACAATCGGATCTTCTTGTCAGCCAATGATCGGCCTTTCCTTGGGGAGTTCGTACAGCATCCGCCGCTCGCGGAGGGCGAGGGCGGAGGCGAAGGTGATCGGCCCGAGTCGGCCGATGAACATCATGACGATCAGCAGGAGCTGGCCGGCGGGGGGTATGTCGGCGGTGATCCCGGTCGAGAGGCCAACCGTGCCGAAGGCGGAGGTCGCCTCGAACAGCACCTTGTCCAGCGGGTGGTCGGTCAGCAGCATCAGCAGCCCGGTGCAGACCCCCACGAGGGCGACGGCCAGCAATGCGACCGTGATCGCCTGCCGGTGCACGGCGCGGGAGAGGCGCTTGCCGAACACGTTGACCACCGGGTCGCCGCGCAGCTCGGCGATGATGATGAACAGCAGCACCCCGAAGGTGGTGATCTTGATCCCGCCGGCGGTGCCCGCGGGGCCGCCGCCGATGAACATCAGGGCGTCCATGCCGAACCAGGTCGCCTCGTGCATCGCGGAGGTGTCGACGCTGTTGAATCCGGCGGTGCGGGTCTGCACGGACTGGAAGAACCCTGCCAGCAGCTTCGCCGGCCAGTCCAGCGGGCCGAGCGTGCGCGGGTTGGCCCACTCGAGCGCGGTGATGAGGGCCGTGCCTGCCAGGAGCAGCACGCCCGTGCCCCACACCACCAGGCGCGTATGCATCGACCAGAGCCGCGGCGTGCGGACGTGCCGCCGCAGTTGCACCAGCACCGGGAAACCGAGGCCGCCGAGGATGATCGCCGCCGCCATCGTGAGGCAGATCACAGGATCTGTGACGTAGCGCATCATGCTGTCCCCGTACAGCGCGAACCCCGCGTTGTTGAACGAGGACACCGAGTGGAACACCCCCAGCCACAGCGCTTCGCCGAATCCATAGCCGTAGCCGATCGCGAACTGAGCGGTCAGGATGATCGCGGCCACAGCCTCGATCGCCAGCGAGATCAGCACGACGCCGCGCACTAGCGAACCGACGCCCTCCAGCCCGAGGCTTTTGACCTCCGCCGCTGCCACCAGGCGCGAGCGCAGCGAGAAGCGGCGCAGCACCGCCAAGCCGACAACCGACGCGAAGGTCATGACGCCGAAACCGCCCACCTGGATCAGGGCGAGGATCGCTGCTTGGCCGAAGCCGGTCCAGTACGTCGGAGTGTCGACGACGACGAGGCCTGTGACGCACAGCGCGGAGGTCGCCGTGAACAGCGCTTCGAGGAAACTCGCCCCTCCCGGCCCGGTCCTGGCGACAGGCAACATCAGCAGTCCGGTGCCGATCGCTCCGGCACCGAAGAAGCCCAGGAAGATGACCTGGACCGGACGCAAACGGCGGATCGAGCCCGATCCGCTTCGCGCCGCTCTCGTGAACAGCACGTACTGCATTCTATCGATCCGTCTGCTCGCGAGAAGGCGGCGGGCCGGCGTGGCGGAACCGCTCAGAATGTTAGATGCTAACATTCTGGCATGGGCGAATCAGCGAAGCGGGCCAGGACCCGGCAGCGCCTCGCCGAGGCGGCGCTCGCCCTTTTCGAGACGCAGGGATACGAAGAGACCACGACGGCGCAGATCGCCGCGGCCGCCGGCGTGAGCGAGATGACACTGTTCCGCCACTTCCGCTCCAAGGACCGCCTGCTGCTGGACGACCCCTACGATCCGGCGATCGCGGCCGCGGTTGCCGCGACGCCGCTTCATCTGCCCGCGCTCGAACGGGTCACGGCCGGGGTGCGAGCGGCGTGGCGGGACGTTCCGGAGCCGGCCGAAGCAGCGGTGCGGCGGCGGATGCGGATCGCGGCGCGCACGCCCGGCCTGGCCGGGCACGTCCGCGCCAACACCCGCGCGACCGAGGACGCGATCGCGCAGGCGCTCGTCGGCACCGGCGAGGATCCGACGGTCGCGCAGATCGCGGCCGCCGCCGCGCTCGCGGCGCTCATGGAGGCGCTGTCGACCTGGGCGCAGGAGGAGAGCGATGCACCGCTGAGCCACGCGATCCTCTTGGCGCTCCGAGTGATCGAGAAGGGGGCCGACTGATGCTTGCCGCTCACAGCGTGACGCGCACCTTCCGCGGGGGCGCGGGCGTCCGCGCGGTCGACCTCGGAGTGCGGTCCGGCGAGATCCACGCGCTCGTGGGACTGAACGGCGCGGGCAAGACCACCCTGATGAAGTTGCTGCTCGGGATGCTGCGGCCCACGGAGGGAGAGGTGCGGCTCGACGGCACCCCGCTCCCGGCGCTGCCCGCATCCGCCTGGGCGAGGGTCGGGCACGTCATCGAGCACCCGCTCGCCTACGGCGACCTCACCGCGCGGGAGAACCTGCTGCTCTCGGCACGGCTGCACGGACTCGCCGCCACTGGCGCGGCAGCCGCGGTGGACGAGGCCCTCGAGGAGCTCAGGCTCGCGCGCTACGCGGGCGTCCGCGCCCGGCGGCTGTCCGCGGGAAACCGGCAGCGCGTGGGGCTCGCCGCCGCCCTCCAGCACCAGCCGCGCCTCCTCGTGCTGGACGAGCCCACGAGCACTCTCGACCCCGGCGGCGTCATCCTCCTGCGCGACGCG
The Brooklawnia propionicigenes DNA segment above includes these coding regions:
- the mobF gene encoding MobF family relaxase, yielding MTIRPMSSGKGFEYLLKSVVVGDGDREMSSPLTRYYTESGCPPGTWVGTGLTSLDDGRSPAIAEGDTVTEEHLARLLGEGIHPVTGERLGTRFPKLQPPRERIAARVARLSPRLRGEQREQAVQRIREEELAKPPRTTVAGFDLTFSPPKSVSAIWGVADAGTQALIAKAHHAAMRDTIVVLEQRVAVTRVGRGGVAQMPIVGVIATAFDHYDSRAADPQLHTHVVVSNKVQGIDGRWRTLDSRRLHKAAVALSETYNAFLTDHTARLLGVTWVPVDRGKDRNTGWEIAGVPATLLAEFSRRTTGTRDGAEGIEQVKNRLIAEYVAEHGRQPSARVVARLRQQATLETRPEKVLHSLAELTAEWRERATLTLGEDATTWAQHLLDQGATEALLRADDLGLEQLDDLATVVLMTVANRRATWGRWNVHAEAARQLMGARFATTADRLAVFDQIVSRVETESFRLTPAYDRAVPAHYVEDEGSRFQPVDQIAYSSQDILDAEQRLLAHSKDETGPALRARLVARHVSRKIRGVRLDPDQATAITRIARSGLTLDLLVGPAGAGKTTALRALHRAWTAAHGRDSVIGLAPSAAAAEVLGDSLGLRAENTAKFLYEHAKGRWSLEAGQLVLVDESSVAGTLALDRITAHAAEVGAKVVLIGDWAQLSAVETGGAFGMLVRHRHRVPELTDVRRFAHEWEKTASLGLRHGNTKALDAYNAEGRLVEGDAETMQDAIYDAWRADRDEGLRTLMIAGTGEMVAQLNERARADLVAAGRVEAEGVGLHDGTTAGVGDLVVTRLNDRRLTTGRTWVKNGDRWQITHRYEDGSFAVRRLGGGDEPRGKALVLPAKYVREELELGYASTVHRAQGASVDTAHALVDPEKAGRELFYVAMTRGKFRNHAYVIVPDPHEVEPHLDQRGPLTLIERLAEVLKRSDADLSATETLNLEVDRHASLSTLMDEYDVLAREAQIDRWATLLDVAPFPDDVADDVFTSPYYERLEAALARHEAAGHLAAVALNALAPRLTPGDEQSDPAAQLATMLDQATSQLAAGKNRRRRVAGLIATPAQPIPDDMQTALDERQALIEARARQLVNDAEQAGAALLSRLGKPPSASRARAQWQTEAATVALYRHRYEISGSSPLGDTKDVRTAEQAAEHRSAQAALTRLRRLTKRSGDAHEQRRAPRVDQGRRL
- a CDS encoding alpha/beta fold hydrolase; its protein translation is MTVTRSRYGSLGSLRVPALVIHGTADTFLPVEHARRLVELIPNAQPLWLDGVGHQFPYPGLPTITRAIVSHLDRTL
- a CDS encoding alpha/beta fold hydrolase, whose protein sequence is MKVSAAAVGALAGLAGLALWFWRGGPKLPPGTDAIIERVAGSDLSHVVAGETGHVDSGGVRIWYESIPAAGPEKGVVLLSTSMGGDSLFWPPGFIRDLGRAGYRVIRYDQRGTGASDWMPEWSRRHPYSLLDMADDAIAVLDALQVEKAHLIGLSLGGFVAQEVAIGHPGRVASLTLMSTAADPTDASLPAPRMGPMLRAALAGIPILRYRLLGGEKNLVKEIVAKTISGNGYEGLDVEELAELVV
- a CDS encoding potassium channel family protein, whose product is MADKKIRLFGGTDASRVAAANAVAVLGLGRFGSSLALELMDSGTEVLGIDSRHEAVQALNGRLTHVVAADTTSEEVLRQLGVPEFDRVVVAIGTDLESSILTTSLLLRFGITNVWAKAVSPAHGAILEQLGVPHVIYPEHDMGRRVAHLVRGSMQDYIQVDDDFVLVRTTPSRALIGIPLSETDLRAKHGVTIVAVKPSGRPWTHATAETVLRPDDVILVSGKTRKAEAFSQLR
- a CDS encoding TrkH family potassium uptake protein yields the protein MQYVLFTRAARSGSGSIRRLRPVQVIFLGFFGAGAIGTGLLMLPVARTGPGGASFLEALFTATSALCVTGLVVVDTPTYWTGFGQAAILALIQVGGFGVMTFASVVGLAVLRRFSLRSRLVAAAEVKSLGLEGVGSLVRGVVLISLAIEAVAAIILTAQFAIGYGYGFGEALWLGVFHSVSSFNNAGFALYGDSMMRYVTDPVICLTMAAAIILGGLGFPVLVQLRRHVRTPRLWSMHTRLVVWGTGVLLLAGTALITALEWANPRTLGPLDWPAKLLAGFFQSVQTRTAGFNSVDTSAMHEATWFGMDALMFIGGGPAGTAGGIKITTFGVLLFIIIAELRGDPVVNVFGKRLSRAVHRQAITVALLAVALVGVCTGLLMLLTDHPLDKVLFEATSAFGTVGLSTGITADIPPAGQLLLIVMMFIGRLGPITFASALALRERRMLYELPKERPIIG
- a CDS encoding TetR/AcrR family transcriptional regulator translates to MGESAKRARTRQRLAEAALALFETQGYEETTTAQIAAAAGVSEMTLFRHFRSKDRLLLDDPYDPAIAAAVAATPLHLPALERVTAGVRAAWRDVPEPAEAAVRRRMRIAARTPGLAGHVRANTRATEDAIAQALVGTGEDPTVAQIAAAAALAALMEALSTWAQEESDAPLSHAILLALRVIEKGAD
- a CDS encoding ABC transporter ATP-binding protein; this translates as MLAAHSVTRTFRGGAGVRAVDLGVRSGEIHALVGLNGAGKTTLMKLLLGMLRPTEGEVRLDGTPLPALPASAWARVGHVIEHPLAYGDLTARENLLLSARLHGLAATGAAAAVDEALEELRLARYAGVRARRLSAGNRQRVGLAAALQHQPRLLVLDEPTSTLDPGGVILLRDALRRRARDGAAILISSHHLDEVARIADRITLINGGAVIGELDPGGADLERTFFARILADDRRREGA